The Bos indicus isolate NIAB-ARS_2022 breed Sahiwal x Tharparkar chromosome X, NIAB-ARS_B.indTharparkar_mat_pri_1.0, whole genome shotgun sequence genome has a window encoding:
- the LOC139181584 gene encoding melanoma-associated antigen B2-like, producing the protein MENSAQHFKEPRCPNLLSIGPDPCLRSLTTAVMPRGQKSKHRAREKRRQARAEIQGLHDQATTSRGEETTSSSPPDSESAPSSSCAAGTTTGPPGAQGTTSAAAGAIRKRSGGGGTARSRSGVGGIARLKSGGGAEGQVQGGENSSQASAAAEISHTDLLTMESENLVKYMLLKYKMRELIKRSEMVKVIHRRYKAQFPEILSRASEHMEMVFGLVLKEVRRNSHCYTLVSNLDLSDSESMRGDWGLPKNGLLMPLLGVIYLNGHRASEEEVWKFLNILGIYDGRMHFIFGDTRKLITEDLVQEEYLEYNQVPGSDPPRYEFLWGPKALTENSKTKVLQFLTKVNNLVPDALLPHYEEALREEAERTGARAATGTGPSASASADPSASARPGTSAAARAGTSASAMADMSALAGAGPSASARDGTSAAARDGTSASTSAHSRATSSRSSGP; encoded by the exons ATGGAGAATAGTGCCCAGCATTTTAAGGAGCCAAG GTGCCCCAATCTCCTGTCTATTGGTCCAGACCCCTGCCTGCGGTCCCTGACCACAGCTGTCATGCCTCGTGGGCAGAAGAGTAAGCACCGTGCTCGTGAGAAACGTCGCCAGGCCCGGGCTGAGATCCAGGGTCTTCATGATCAGGCTACCACATCTAGGGGAGAAgagaccacctcctcctcccctcctgattCAGAGAGTGCTCCCTCAAGCTCGTGTGCTGCTGGCACCACCACGGGTCCTCCGGGAGCCCAAGGCACCACCAGTGCTGCTGCAGGTGCTATACGCAAAAGATCTGGTGGTGGTGGCACAGCACGCTCGAGATCTGGAGTAGGTGGCATAGCACGCTTGAAATCTGGTGGAGGTGCCGAGGGCCAAGTTCAGGGAGGTGAAAATTCCTCCCAGGCCTCAGCTGCTGCTGAGATCTCTCACACAGATCTTCTGACCATGGAGTCAGAGAATTTGGTGAAGTACATGCTGTTAAAGTATAAGATGAGGGAGCTAATTAAGAGGTCAGAAATGGTGAAGGTTATCCACAGAAGGTACAAGGCGCAATTCCCTGAGATCCTCAGCAGGGCCTCTGAGCACATGGAGATGGTGTTTGGCCTGGTGCTCAAGGAAGTCAGGCGCAACAGTCACTGCTATACCCTGGTGAGCAACCTAGATCTCAGCGACAGTGAGTCTATGAGAGGTGACTGGGGGCTGCCGAAGAATGGTCTTCTGATGCCTCTGCTGGGTGTCATCTACCTGAATGGCCATCGTGCCTCTGAGGAGGAGGTCTGGAAGTTCCTGAATATTCTGGGCATCTATGATGGAAGAATGCACTTCATCTTTGGAGACACCAGGAAGCTCATCACAGAAGATCTGGTGCAGGAAGAGTACCTGGAATACAACCAGGTGCCTGGCAGCGATCCCCCTCGCTATGAGTTCCTGTGGGGTCCTAAAGCGCTCACAGAAAACAGCAAGACGAAAGTCCTGCAATTTTTGACCAAGGTCAACAATTTGGTCCCTGACGCCTTACTGCCGCATTATGAGGAGGCTttgagagaggaggcagagagaacCGGAGCCAGAGCTGCAACCGGgaccggcccttctgcctcagccagcgctgacccttctgcctctgccagacctggcacttctgctgcagccagggctggcacttcagCCTCAGCCatggctgacatgtctgccttaGCCggtgctggcccttcggcctcggccagggatggcacttctgctgcagccagggatGGCACTTCTGCCTCAACCAGTGCCCACTCCAGGGCTACATCCAGCCGCTCATCTGGCCCCTAG